TACCCGGAGTTAACATTCTCAGCCGGAACGGGCGTAAAGTGTAGTGGCAGCGGATATGGCATCTGAATCGGTATTCTACCATTGCACGCTTCATGATTTCCACTCTCATCACTGTTATGAAGTCGGTTTTCATTTCGATTCACAGTCTCATGGATGGGACCACCTCCGTTGGATGTCGCCTCACTTGAAGCAAATAAATGATCCGACGGGGAGGACCCCTCGTTGGAACACCCCTGCATCCTCTTAATATACAATCTATACTTCTGCAAATGACTGGCAACATTCTCCCTCGTCAAACCCTCGACGTTCATGAGCTGCATGATCGTCTTCGGCATCGCGTTCTTCACGCCCAAGTGCACAACCACTTCCACAAATCGCTTGTGCAGCTGAGGGGTCCACACAAGCCGCGATTTCTTCACAGCCTTATCCGACACGTCCATGGACTGGTAATCCATGCAATCACCACCGCCCTCCTCGTCGATTGGGCCCATCAACCGGCTCTTCTTCGGGTCGGATCCTTCTTGTTCGTACACCTCGCAATCCCTAGCGGGCTTAATATCACGAAGGGAGGTAAGAGTAGAGTGTGAGGCAAGGTTGACATCACCCGCTGTCCGCAGCGGCTCCGGTAAGATTCTAAACGCCGACGCCAGATCCGCCGGTATCAAAGACAGAGACAAGGACGCCAGTTGGTCGACGGAGGGAAGGCCGGCCTCCCATTCCGCCACTTCATCATCCTCCTCGATCCTCAGCTGATCATCCATGATTTAGATTCTTATCAAGATAGCTGAGTTAAATAGGAGAGGCGAGTGGAGTACGCGGTGGGAGATTCCAGACTAGCCACGCTGCTTTTTACccatatattttctaaaatatctCGATTCttagttattttttatttataaaatataaaataaaatttgatattaatgatatttttttcccaaagaaAATTCGatataaaactttaaaaatcaaatattaatatatgatatttgagtaataa
This window of the Primulina huaijiensis isolate GDHJ02 chromosome 3, ASM1229523v2, whole genome shotgun sequence genome carries:
- the LOC140973057 gene encoding transcription factor PCL1-like, translated to MDDQLRIEEDDEVAEWEAGLPSVDQLASLSLSLIPADLASAFRILPEPLRTAGDVNLASHSTLTSLRDIKPARDCEVYEQEGSDPKKSRLMGPIDEEGGGDCMDYQSMDVSDKAVKKSRLVWTPQLHKRFVEVVVHLGVKNAMPKTIMQLMNVEGLTRENVASHLQKYRLYIKRMQGCSNEGSSPSDHLFASSEATSNGGGPIHETVNRNENRLHNSDESGNHEACNGRIPIQMPYPLPLHFTPVPAENVNSGYHGIQQQHNALMMQQPHHNNMMMMQQQRD